The Xanthobacter flavus genome includes a window with the following:
- a CDS encoding sugar porter family MFS transporter has product MATLFLTAGLVLLNGMLFGFSTASIAGVVGAISEAFALSTRATEMMVTSLLAGCFVGAVLAAPISQRIGRRPSCLLAAALAFAGYALVPLGQAMAPGVGMLVAARILIGLGVGLSSMVVPMYAAEVTPARHRGAVVSLFQLAVTIGILLGYAVPLALTGHATWAQMLGGGALIAVACAGAVLLLPESPRWLMSRGRIVEGEAAAQRLGLAGEISAGDGESAPAGNWRAVLGRGSTKAVLVLCSVLFVLQNFSGIDGILYYAPHIFTELGFPAGVAALAATFGLGLVNVLATLAAMMLVDRLGRRPLLIAGSAAMAVSLAVVIVAALADWPYVALAGLCAYIVAFALSLGPLPYVLMSELFPSAIRERGIAAASATSWLFNAIVAASFLSVVEGIGLAATIGIFLVVCVASLFISLAYVPETRQVELEDIETDVLAGKALRHLGA; this is encoded by the coding sequence ATGGCAACCTTGTTCCTCACGGCGGGCCTCGTGCTCCTCAATGGCATGTTGTTCGGCTTCAGCACGGCGTCCATCGCCGGTGTGGTCGGCGCCATCTCCGAGGCGTTCGCCCTGTCCACCCGCGCCACCGAGATGATGGTGACGTCGCTGCTGGCCGGCTGCTTCGTGGGCGCGGTGCTCGCCGCGCCGATTTCCCAGCGGATCGGACGGCGGCCCTCCTGCCTGCTCGCCGCGGCGCTGGCCTTCGCCGGCTACGCACTGGTGCCGCTCGGGCAGGCGATGGCGCCGGGCGTGGGGATGCTGGTGGCGGCGCGCATCCTCATCGGCCTCGGGGTGGGGCTCTCCTCCATGGTGGTCCCCATGTATGCGGCGGAGGTGACGCCGGCGCGCCATCGCGGCGCGGTGGTCTCCCTGTTCCAGCTCGCCGTCACCATCGGCATCCTGCTCGGCTATGCGGTGCCCCTCGCGCTCACCGGCCACGCCACGTGGGCGCAGATGCTGGGCGGCGGCGCGCTGATCGCGGTGGCGTGCGCGGGCGCCGTGCTGCTGCTGCCGGAAAGCCCGCGCTGGCTCATGTCCCGCGGTCGGATCGTAGAGGGCGAGGCGGCGGCCCAGCGGCTGGGCCTTGCCGGCGAGATCTCCGCCGGCGACGGCGAGAGCGCGCCGGCCGGCAACTGGCGGGCCGTGCTCGGCCGGGGCAGCACCAAGGCGGTGCTGGTGCTGTGCAGCGTGCTGTTCGTGCTGCAGAATTTCTCCGGCATCGATGGCATTCTCTATTACGCCCCGCACATCTTCACCGAGCTCGGCTTTCCGGCCGGCGTCGCCGCCCTCGCCGCCACCTTCGGGCTCGGCCTCGTCAACGTGCTGGCGACGCTGGCCGCCATGATGCTGGTGGACCGCCTCGGCCGCCGCCCGCTGCTCATCGCCGGCTCGGCGGCCATGGCGGTGAGCCTCGCCGTGGTGATCGTCGCGGCGCTGGCGGACTGGCCCTATGTGGCGCTCGCGGGGCTCTGCGCCTACATCGTCGCCTTCGCGCTGAGCCTCGGGCCGCTGCCCTATGTGCTCATGTCCGAGCTGTTCCCCTCGGCCATCCGCGAACGGGGCATCGCCGCCGCCTCGGCAACGAGCTGGCTGTTCAACGCCATCGTCGCGGCGAGCTTCCTCTCGGTGGTGGAGGGCATCGGCCTTGCCGCCACCATCGGCATCTTCCTCGTGGTGTGCGTCGCCTCGCTCTTCATCTCCCTCGCCTACGTGCCGGAGACGCGGCAGGTGGAGCTGGAGGACATCGAGACGGACGTGCTCGCTGGCAAGGCCCTGCGACACCTCGGCGCCTGA
- a CDS encoding sugar porter family MFS transporter, with translation MSGGRKSAKGKRMIYLIAAIAGLAGALFGFDEGVIAGALAPLRRDLGIDPVTDAAAEGLMTAAVPFGAFIGAIVGGRLAAAAGRRKLLLWAAVLFVGGALLSALAGGLVTLSLARLVIGFAVGVAAMMAPLYISESAPAKQRGMLVSIYQLAITLGILGAYVVGYAFDENWRWMFAMGAVPAVLLFAGIFAMSDTPRWLALRGRGAEAKAALARMREKPESDPAVAAEYAEIQAAVAEDEGRKATFADLVSPRVRPALIVAMGLFLLQQLSGINAVIYYAPTVFQLSGFDSAATQILATAGIGVVNVLMTVVGMMLIDRLGRRLLLLIGFAGTAVSLGAIAIAAATDSAALDTLALAGLVLYIASFAIAIGPLPWVMMSEVFPLDCRALGMSIASLVNWGFNFIVVFSFPVLVAEFGLAGVFGLYAVVCVAGLAFTQWLVPETNGVSLEEIERHLRSGRPLRELGRLHAA, from the coding sequence CTGTCCGGCGGGCGGAAAAGCGCGAAGGGGAAGCGCATGATCTATCTGATCGCCGCCATCGCCGGCCTCGCCGGGGCGCTGTTCGGCTTCGACGAGGGCGTGATTGCGGGGGCTCTGGCGCCGCTGCGCAGGGACCTTGGCATCGATCCCGTCACCGACGCCGCGGCCGAAGGCTTGATGACGGCGGCGGTGCCGTTCGGCGCCTTCATCGGCGCCATCGTCGGCGGACGGCTCGCCGCCGCCGCGGGGCGCCGCAAGCTGCTGCTCTGGGCCGCCGTGCTGTTCGTGGGCGGAGCGCTCCTGAGCGCGCTCGCGGGCGGGCTCGTCACCCTCTCCCTCGCGCGCCTCGTCATCGGCTTCGCGGTGGGCGTCGCGGCCATGATGGCGCCCCTCTATATCTCGGAGAGCGCGCCGGCCAAGCAGCGCGGCATGCTGGTTTCCATATACCAGCTCGCCATCACGCTCGGCATTCTCGGCGCCTATGTGGTCGGCTATGCCTTCGACGAGAACTGGCGCTGGATGTTCGCCATGGGTGCGGTGCCGGCGGTGCTCCTGTTCGCCGGCATCTTCGCCATGTCCGACACGCCCCGCTGGCTGGCCTTGCGCGGCCGCGGCGCCGAAGCGAAGGCCGCCCTCGCCCGCATGCGCGAGAAGCCGGAGAGCGATCCGGCGGTCGCCGCCGAATATGCGGAGATCCAGGCCGCCGTGGCGGAAGACGAGGGTCGCAAGGCGACGTTCGCCGATCTCGTTTCCCCCCGCGTGCGTCCGGCGCTGATCGTCGCCATGGGGCTGTTCCTGCTGCAGCAGCTCTCCGGCATCAATGCGGTGATCTATTACGCGCCCACCGTGTTCCAGCTGTCGGGCTTCGATTCCGCCGCCACCCAGATCCTCGCCACCGCCGGCATCGGCGTGGTCAACGTGCTCATGACGGTGGTGGGCATGATGCTCATCGACCGGCTCGGCCGGCGCCTCCTCCTGCTCATCGGCTTCGCCGGCACCGCGGTTTCGCTGGGCGCCATCGCCATCGCCGCCGCCACCGACAGCGCGGCGCTCGACACGCTCGCCCTCGCCGGGCTGGTGCTCTACATCGCCTCCTTCGCCATCGCCATCGGCCCGCTGCCGTGGGTGATGATGTCCGAGGTGTTCCCGCTGGACTGCCGGGCGCTGGGCATGAGCATCGCCTCGCTGGTCAACTGGGGCTTCAACTTCATCGTGGTGTTCAGCTTCCCGGTGCTGGTGGCGGAGTTCGGCCTCGCCGGCGTGTTCGGCCTCTATGCCGTGGTGTGTGTCGCCGGCCTCGCCTTCACCCAGTGGCTGGTGCCGGAAACCAACGGCGTGAGCCTGGAAGAGATCGAGCGCCACCTGAGGAGCGGTCGGCCCCTGCGCGAGCTTGGCCGCCTGCACGCGGCCTGA
- a CDS encoding DUF2023 family protein, giving the protein MAQQHSLETAFDPSEGEPGWPPAPVRGAAGEEAGATQRLFHHHLYELGRGVRPLFLMTLASRELPLLLARLERAGIDHFVQQVSPAKANLFFGRDAFVAVARALVIRPLNALTAEEDFMLGTMLGYDREQQCRRYLTRSGRGLGRPALAAE; this is encoded by the coding sequence ATGGCTCAGCAGCATTCTTTAGAGACCGCCTTCGATCCGAGCGAGGGGGAGCCCGGCTGGCCGCCGGCTCCGGTGCGCGGGGCGGCGGGCGAGGAGGCAGGCGCCACGCAGCGCCTGTTTCACCACCATCTCTACGAACTCGGGCGGGGCGTGCGCCCCCTGTTCCTGATGACGCTCGCGTCGCGGGAGCTGCCGCTCCTGCTCGCGCGGCTGGAGCGGGCGGGCATCGACCATTTCGTCCAGCAAGTGAGCCCCGCCAAGGCCAACCTCTTCTTTGGACGTGATGCCTTCGTCGCGGTGGCGCGGGCGCTGGTCATCCGTCCGCTCAATGCCCTGACGGCGGAAGAGGACTTCATGCTGGGAACCATGCTCGGCTACGACCGCGAGCAGCAATGCCGCCGCTACCTCACCCGCTCCGGCCGCGGGCTGGGGCGGCCGGCGCTGGCGGCGGAATAG
- a CDS encoding DegT/DnrJ/EryC1/StrS family aminotransferase — protein sequence MTVSAATHEHANRLAIEGGEPVRTKPLPWELPGAHWIGEEELELVSRVVRAQSPFRFYGPDLQHMVDTLEKEWCAAFGHKHALGVSSGTAALTIAMSALDIGPGDEVLVPGYLWVSCVAAVVRAGAIPKLVDVDDCFTLDPADVERKIGPHTRAALMVHMSGAPGRVADVARICRERGIALIEDCAQTAGASQNGKAVGTFGDIGIFSFQLNKNMTSGDGGMVVTERDDLFRRIVALHDLGYPRNEKGRLDTSDESCQLWGVGARMSELTGAMCLAQMRKLPQITGNMRSSKWRIRKALADLPGLGFRNVPDPSGDTGPFMLMTLKDEATARRFVDALRAEGIAGPAGSLACLAMREWGMHWYSNIPSLVHKRSDSRDGFPWTHPSNAFGESYSYAAGALPHCDDLHARGALLTIASTLTTEDEDDIIAAVRKVARVVLA from the coding sequence GTGACCGTTTCCGCGGCAACGCACGAACATGCCAACCGCCTCGCCATCGAGGGCGGCGAACCCGTCCGCACCAAGCCGCTGCCGTGGGAACTGCCCGGTGCCCACTGGATCGGCGAGGAGGAGCTGGAACTCGTCTCCCGCGTGGTGCGTGCCCAGAGCCCCTTCCGCTTCTACGGCCCCGACCTCCAGCACATGGTGGACACGCTGGAGAAGGAATGGTGCGCCGCCTTCGGCCACAAGCACGCGCTGGGCGTCTCCTCCGGCACCGCCGCGCTGACCATTGCCATGTCGGCCCTCGACATCGGCCCCGGCGACGAGGTGCTGGTGCCCGGCTATCTGTGGGTGAGCTGCGTGGCCGCCGTGGTGCGCGCCGGCGCCATCCCGAAGCTGGTGGACGTGGACGACTGCTTCACCCTCGATCCCGCCGACGTGGAGCGCAAGATCGGCCCCCACACCCGCGCCGCGCTAATGGTGCACATGAGCGGCGCGCCCGGCCGGGTCGCCGATGTCGCCCGCATCTGCCGCGAGCGGGGCATCGCCCTCATCGAGGATTGCGCCCAGACCGCCGGCGCCAGCCAGAACGGCAAGGCCGTGGGTACGTTCGGCGATATCGGCATCTTCTCCTTCCAGCTCAACAAGAACATGACCTCGGGCGACGGCGGCATGGTGGTGACGGAGCGGGACGACCTGTTCCGCCGCATCGTCGCCCTGCATGACCTCGGCTATCCGCGCAACGAAAAGGGCCGGCTCGACACCTCGGACGAGAGCTGCCAGCTCTGGGGCGTCGGCGCCCGCATGTCGGAGCTGACGGGCGCCATGTGCCTCGCCCAGATGCGCAAGCTGCCGCAGATCACCGGCAACATGCGCTCCTCCAAGTGGCGAATCCGCAAAGCCCTCGCCGACCTCCCCGGCCTCGGCTTCCGCAACGTGCCCGACCCCTCCGGCGACACCGGTCCCTTCATGCTGATGACGCTGAAGGACGAGGCCACCGCCCGCCGCTTCGTCGACGCTTTGCGCGCGGAAGGCATCGCCGGCCCGGCCGGATCGCTCGCCTGCCTCGCCATGCGCGAGTGGGGGATGCACTGGTACTCCAACATTCCGAGCCTCGTGCACAAGCGCTCCGACAGCCGCGACGGCTTCCCCTGGACCCACCCCTCCAACGCCTTCGGCGAGAGCTACAGCTACGCCGCCGGCGCCCTGCCCCATTGCGACGACCTGCACGCCCGCGGCGCGCTGCTCACCATCGCCTCGACGCTGACGACCGAGGACGAGGACGACATCATCGCCGCCGTCCGCAAGGTGGCGCGCGTGGTGCTGGCCTGA
- a CDS encoding helix-turn-helix domain-containing protein: MTLLDKWRLLQACLVDDTLCSTAKNLFGLLLDHLNSRTGQCNPSIARLASLLSLSRHAIMRSLAELESRGWVEADRKQGRRTDYELCFDRPEVRHLVSERPEAGCENATGPELAAPSTGRENATGGSCRNATRIQEENKKYISHLVDAGPGLIPLESQPPPAAQSEIKLPSDIGETFDQFWQTFPKKEGRAAALREWTAARAAAVPASLLVSGAKRYARKCATREARWIASPANWLRGQRWLDDEADRFSRAAPATPPPDDEITRAVREAKAPRDETTWVFIQEGSPEWTRWRGAFAYARAPLETGVRRLVQAETGALERRLGRYFPTPLPPSIEATSHG, encoded by the coding sequence GTGACACTGCTCGACAAGTGGCGCCTGCTCCAGGCCTGTCTGGTGGATGACACGCTGTGCTCGACGGCGAAGAACCTCTTCGGTTTGCTACTGGATCATCTGAACAGCCGGACCGGCCAGTGCAATCCCTCGATCGCGCGCCTTGCCTCCCTGCTCTCCCTCAGTCGACACGCAATCATGCGGTCGCTCGCGGAGTTGGAGAGCCGCGGTTGGGTCGAAGCCGATCGTAAGCAAGGCAGGCGTACCGATTATGAGCTTTGCTTTGATCGGCCGGAGGTCCGGCATCTGGTGTCGGAGAGGCCGGAAGCCGGTTGCGAAAATGCGACCGGCCCTGAACTGGCCGCCCCTAGCACTGGTCGCGAGAATGCGACCGGAGGCAGTTGCAGGAACGCGACCCGAATCCAGGAAGAGAACAAGAAATATATCTCTCATCTGGTCGACGCGGGCCCGGGGTTGATCCCACTGGAGTCCCAGCCACCTCCGGCGGCACAATCGGAGATCAAGCTGCCTTCCGACATTGGGGAGACGTTCGACCAGTTCTGGCAGACCTTCCCCAAAAAGGAGGGCCGCGCTGCTGCGCTTCGCGAATGGACCGCAGCCCGTGCCGCGGCAGTTCCGGCTTCGCTGCTGGTGAGCGGCGCTAAGCGGTACGCGAGGAAGTGCGCCACGCGGGAAGCGCGATGGATCGCATCGCCCGCCAATTGGCTGCGCGGCCAACGCTGGCTCGACGACGAGGCTGATCGGTTCTCAAGAGCCGCGCCGGCCACCCCGCCGCCAGACGACGAAATCACTCGCGCTGTCCGGGAGGCAAAGGCGCCCCGTGACGAAACGACATGGGTCTTCATCCAAGAGGGCTCACCCGAGTGGACCCGATGGCGAGGCGCCTTTGCTTACGCCCGCGCGCCACTCGAGACCGGCGTCCGACGCCTCGTTCAGGCTGAGACCGGCGCCCTTGAGCGCAGGCTGGGCCGGTATTTTCCCACCCCTCTTCCCCCCTCGATCGAGGCCACCTCCCATGGATGA
- the fldA gene encoding flavodoxin FldA — protein MIVNVIFGSDGGATKGVASRISKKCQGRAVDIKTASPADFENCELLILGSPTYGDGTLQTDWEEHIDKLRSARLKGKKVALFGTGDQESYPGSFVDAMGILYDEVTALEAVVVGFTDTKGYDYLNSTAEREGKFVGLALDLDTQSGLTDKRVTAWLSSIL, from the coding sequence ATGATTGTTAACGTGATCTTTGGTTCCGATGGGGGAGCCACCAAGGGCGTTGCGTCCCGGATTTCGAAGAAGTGCCAGGGCCGTGCGGTGGACATAAAGACGGCGAGCCCGGCCGATTTCGAGAATTGCGAACTGCTGATTCTCGGGTCGCCCACCTATGGCGACGGTACGCTCCAGACCGACTGGGAGGAGCATATCGACAAGCTCCGCTCGGCGCGGCTCAAGGGCAAGAAGGTGGCGCTGTTCGGCACCGGCGACCAGGAGAGCTATCCCGGCTCCTTCGTGGACGCCATGGGCATCCTCTATGACGAGGTGACGGCGCTGGAGGCGGTGGTGGTCGGCTTCACCGACACCAAGGGCTACGACTATCTCAACTCCACCGCCGAGCGGGAGGGCAAGTTCGTCGGCCTTGCGCTCGACCTGGACACCCAGTCCGGTCTCACCGACAAGCGAGTGACCGCATGGCTCAGCAGCATTCTTTAG
- the gltS gene encoding sodium/glutamate symporter, with product MPATFEVSGLLSFTIAILVYFLGAGLNEIITPLKRWNIPEAVTGGIIAALATLFAYKVLGLAVTFDLNARDMLLLYFFTGIGLNARVSDLATGGKPLVILLLLTVVYLVLQNVVAVGGAAVLGLPYGVGPLLGSVSLVGGHGTTIAWAPLIAQRFNLPNALEIGIASATLGLVIASLVGGPVAGLLISRFNLRGTGDDAPMVGLPDTPAEPEGGSVNYKNILVTILALNIVIIIAYALEGVVEKTGLKLPMFVVCMLVAIVITNILPKVAPRLPWPARTPALALVSDLSLKIFLAMSLMSMQLWTLGGLGPALGTVLALQTLVAVAYILFVVFPAMGRTYQAAVLAAGFTGISLGATPTAIANMTAVTRTHGPAPIAFIILPLVSAFFIDIANALAIGFMLR from the coding sequence ATGCCAGCGACGTTCGAGGTTTCGGGGCTGCTGAGCTTCACCATCGCCATCCTCGTCTACTTCCTCGGCGCCGGCCTCAACGAGATCATCACCCCCCTCAAGCGCTGGAACATCCCCGAGGCCGTCACCGGCGGCATCATCGCGGCGCTCGCCACCCTGTTCGCCTACAAGGTGCTGGGCCTCGCGGTGACCTTCGACCTCAATGCGCGCGACATGTTGCTGCTCTATTTCTTCACCGGCATCGGCCTCAACGCCCGGGTCTCGGACCTCGCCACCGGCGGCAAGCCGCTGGTGATCCTGCTGCTGCTGACGGTGGTCTATCTGGTGCTGCAGAACGTGGTCGCCGTCGGCGGCGCGGCAGTGCTCGGCCTGCCCTATGGCGTGGGGCCGCTGCTGGGCTCGGTGTCTCTGGTGGGCGGCCACGGCACCACCATCGCCTGGGCGCCGCTGATCGCGCAGCGGTTCAATTTGCCCAACGCACTGGAAATCGGCATCGCCAGCGCCACCCTCGGCCTCGTCATCGCCAGCCTGGTGGGCGGTCCAGTGGCGGGCCTGCTCATCTCCCGCTTCAACTTGCGCGGCACCGGCGACGACGCCCCCATGGTGGGCCTGCCGGACACACCGGCCGAGCCCGAGGGCGGTTCGGTGAACTACAAGAACATCCTCGTCACCATCCTGGCGCTCAACATCGTCATCATCATCGCCTATGCGCTGGAAGGCGTGGTGGAGAAGACCGGGCTGAAGCTGCCCATGTTCGTGGTGTGCATGCTGGTGGCCATCGTCATCACCAACATCCTGCCGAAGGTGGCGCCGCGCCTGCCGTGGCCGGCCCGCACCCCGGCGCTGGCGCTGGTATCGGATCTGTCGCTGAAGATCTTCCTCGCCATGTCGCTCATGAGCATGCAGCTGTGGACCCTCGGCGGCCTTGGTCCGGCGCTCGGCACGGTGCTGGCGCTGCAGACGCTGGTGGCGGTGGCCTACATCCTGTTCGTGGTGTTTCCCGCCATGGGCCGGACCTATCAGGCGGCGGTGCTGGCCGCCGGCTTCACCGGCATCAGCCTCGGCGCCACGCCGACCGCCATCGCCAACATGACCGCCGTGACCCGCACCCACGGCCCGGCGCCCATCGCCTTCATCATCCTGCCGCTGGTCTCCGCCTTCTTCATCGACATCGCCAACGCGCTGGCGATCGGCTTCATGCTGAGGTGA
- a CDS encoding NAD(P)-dependent alcohol dehydrogenase, giving the protein MLSPAAYVERQRPGRAKMKAAVFVEKNRIVLDEKPIPDVGPLDALIRITTTTICGTDVHILKGEYPVAKGLTIGHEPVGIIEKLGSAVEGFAEGQRVIAGAITPSGYSNACLCGQCSQDGPRTKHGFKAMGGWRFGNTIDGAQAEYLVVPDAMTNLSPVPEALSDEQVLMCPDIMSTGFAGAESGKVKIGDTVAVFAQGPIGLCATAGAKLMGATRIIAVDRVAARLEMSRAMGADLVVDFSKVDPVEEILRLTDGRGVDVAIEALGRQETFEAALRVLRPGGTLSSLGVYSSDLKIPLDAFAAGLGDNAIITSLCPGGKERMRRLMDVVAAGRVDARALVTHRFKLDEIEAAYDLFANQRDGVLKVAITP; this is encoded by the coding sequence ATGCTCTCCCCCGCCGCCTATGTGGAACGCCAGCGCCCCGGCCGGGCGAAGATGAAGGCGGCCGTCTTCGTCGAGAAGAACCGCATCGTGCTGGACGAAAAGCCCATCCCCGATGTCGGCCCGCTTGATGCGCTCATTCGCATCACCACCACCACCATCTGCGGCACCGACGTGCACATCCTGAAGGGTGAGTATCCGGTGGCGAAGGGCCTCACCATCGGCCACGAGCCGGTGGGCATCATCGAGAAGCTCGGCTCGGCGGTGGAGGGCTTCGCCGAGGGTCAGCGCGTCATCGCCGGCGCCATCACCCCGTCCGGCTATTCCAATGCCTGCCTGTGCGGCCAGTGCTCGCAGGACGGCCCGCGCACCAAGCACGGCTTCAAGGCCATGGGCGGCTGGCGCTTCGGCAACACCATCGACGGCGCGCAGGCGGAATATCTCGTCGTGCCCGACGCCATGACCAATTTGTCCCCGGTGCCGGAGGCGCTCTCCGACGAGCAGGTGCTGATGTGCCCGGACATCATGTCCACCGGCTTTGCCGGCGCCGAGAGCGGCAAGGTGAAGATCGGCGACACGGTGGCCGTGTTCGCGCAGGGGCCCATCGGCCTGTGCGCCACGGCGGGCGCCAAGCTCATGGGCGCGACGCGCATCATCGCGGTGGACCGGGTGGCCGCGCGGCTGGAGATGTCCCGCGCCATGGGCGCCGACCTCGTGGTGGATTTCTCCAAGGTCGATCCGGTGGAGGAAATCCTGCGCCTCACTGACGGGCGGGGCGTGGACGTCGCCATCGAGGCGCTCGGCCGGCAGGAGACGTTCGAGGCGGCGCTGCGCGTGCTGCGGCCCGGCGGCACGCTCTCCTCCCTCGGCGTCTATTCGAGCGACCTGAAGATCCCGCTTGATGCCTTCGCGGCGGGGCTCGGCGACAATGCCATCATCACGTCGCTCTGCCCTGGCGGCAAGGAGCGCATGCGGCGCCTGATGGATGTGGTCGCCGCCGGCCGGGTGGATGCCCGCGCCCTCGTCACCCACCGCTTCAAGCTGGACGAGATCGAAGCCGCCTACGACCTCTTCGCCAACCAGCGCGACGGCGTTCTCAAAGTGGCCATCACGCCCTGA
- a CDS encoding GMC oxidoreductase, giving the protein MAEATHCDVIVVGTGAGGGMLAYELAKAGLNVVSLEQGGRLADDHFKRLDPPGTQLDFGIRANTVWPAEPHDSLFVHPLFEKGADGSTGWPDTGFHHYQILAVNGLQNLWNGVSVRFSARDFRDWPISYSDLAPHYEAVERRIVVCGTEEQLEELPDGIYVPPKPLRPADVMIVDAVNAMDEPYSHAIPNRKAIDTRPDSPNACVSTGICTSGCPTGAVYKFTARLLPEIEKLPNYELRQGAKVVRLLREPGTKRVMGVEYRDMATGEARVLTADHVVLAAGAIESPRILFNSADDAAPEGMGNTTGQLGLRLQDNPKAVLSTSLWKLWGKGRDFDIGYGDLLILMSRGTLPDGEEFPFIGHAIHGVPDIPHYLAGMKRFPPFMKERLARFMFHSYVTLGLFCAGEPTPANRVRPGATRDRFGVRHVAVDFSATPRAEAMMEAMNGWGRQVLRHAGATSIYPSRDNTGTGIHYAGTTATTADPERGVVDADLKLHDLDNVYVCDGGVVPVLPDKHLTLTIMALAHRLAGHLVEKARSGATVEGERALA; this is encoded by the coding sequence ATGGCTGAGGCAACCCATTGCGACGTGATCGTCGTCGGCACCGGGGCTGGCGGCGGCATGCTGGCCTATGAGCTGGCGAAGGCGGGGCTCAATGTGGTCTCGCTGGAGCAGGGCGGACGCCTCGCCGACGACCATTTCAAGCGCCTGGACCCACCGGGAACCCAGCTCGACTTCGGCATCCGCGCCAACACCGTGTGGCCAGCCGAGCCGCACGACAGCCTGTTCGTGCATCCCCTGTTCGAGAAGGGCGCGGACGGCTCCACCGGCTGGCCGGACACCGGCTTCCACCACTACCAGATCCTCGCCGTCAACGGGCTCCAGAACCTCTGGAACGGGGTGAGCGTGCGCTTCTCCGCGCGCGATTTCCGCGACTGGCCCATCTCCTATTCCGACCTCGCGCCCCATTACGAGGCGGTGGAGCGGCGCATCGTCGTCTGCGGCACCGAGGAGCAACTCGAAGAACTGCCGGACGGCATCTATGTGCCGCCCAAGCCGCTGCGCCCCGCCGACGTGATGATCGTCGATGCGGTCAACGCGATGGACGAGCCCTATTCGCACGCCATCCCCAACCGCAAGGCCATCGACACCCGCCCGGACAGCCCCAACGCCTGCGTCTCCACCGGCATCTGCACCTCCGGCTGCCCCACCGGCGCGGTCTACAAATTCACCGCCCGGCTGCTGCCGGAGATCGAGAAGCTGCCGAACTACGAGCTGCGCCAGGGCGCCAAGGTGGTGCGGCTGCTGCGCGAGCCCGGCACCAAGCGGGTCATGGGCGTCGAATATCGCGACATGGCCACCGGCGAGGCGCGCGTGCTCACCGCCGATCACGTGGTGCTCGCGGCGGGCGCCATCGAGAGCCCGCGCATCCTGTTCAATTCCGCCGACGATGCCGCGCCCGAGGGCATGGGCAACACCACCGGCCAGCTCGGCCTGCGCCTGCAGGACAATCCCAAGGCCGTGCTCTCCACCTCGCTGTGGAAGCTGTGGGGCAAGGGCCGGGACTTCGACATCGGCTATGGCGACCTGCTCATTCTCATGTCGCGCGGCACGCTCCCGGACGGGGAGGAATTCCCCTTCATCGGCCACGCCATCCACGGCGTGCCGGACATTCCCCACTATCTCGCCGGCATGAAGCGCTTCCCGCCCTTCATGAAGGAGCGGCTCGCCCGCTTCATGTTCCATTCCTACGTCACGCTCGGCCTGTTCTGCGCCGGCGAGCCGACCCCCGCCAACCGGGTGCGGCCCGGCGCCACCCGCGACCGCTTCGGCGTGCGCCACGTGGCCGTGGACTTCTCCGCCACGCCGCGCGCGGAGGCGATGATGGAGGCCATGAACGGCTGGGGCCGCCAGGTGCTGCGCCACGCCGGGGCGACCTCCATCTACCCCTCGCGCGACAACACCGGCACCGGCATCCACTATGCCGGCACCACCGCCACCACCGCCGATCCCGAGAGGGGCGTGGTGGACGCGGACCTGAAGCTGCACGATCTCGACAACGTCTATGTCTGCGACGGCGGGGTCGTGCCCGTGCTGCCGGACAAGCACCTCACGCTCACCATCATGGCGCTGGCCCACCGCCTCGCCGGCCATCTGGTGGAGAAGGCGCGCAGCGGGGCGACGGTCGAGGGGGAGCGCGCTCTGGCCTGA